The nucleotide sequence CTATATCTACTAGGTACTCACTTTCCATGGAGAATCTGGTTAATTTCGTGCCTGATTGTCTCCTCCAGCAGTGGCATGTACTGATTCTCTAGAGACTGCAGGAAGTCGGGAGCCATTGAGTTGAGGATGCCGTTCACGAAGTCTCCCATCTCCCCGCCACCCATTATGTCCTCGAAGTTAatctgtgggagggagaggaagacattGGTTCCTAAATGGAGTAGTGGGTgattggaatagactcagtaatcaggttgttgttACCGAGTCAATAAGACATATGCAAAATTCTCATGGTCACTAAAATAACGGGTTTGATaaagttaaatataaaaaatgagaGATAGGAAGGTTCTCAAACACactggtggatgaatggaatggacttgGTAATCAGGTTCCTAGTGCTGAGTTAGTAGGAACCTTTTAAATTGTTCTTAGATGGAGTGGTTGATGAACGGAATagcctcagtaatcaggttgttgttGCCGAGTAAATTCCAAGCTCTAAaatggttttcaaatacagagGTGAATGAATAGAGTAGACTTGGTAATGATGTTGTTGGTGCCGAGTCAACAGGGTGCTTTTAAAAGATAACAATGGtcacataagcaaaattctcacggtcagtaatcaggataggacaagaagcagTGTGATCAAGCTTAATGAAGTTATAtgtaaaaataagaggaaggaattgTCTTTCAAATGGAgaagtagatgaatggaatcaGGTTTTGAGGTTGAGTCACTGGGAAGCTTTCTAACGGAACCTCTGATAGATTTATTGATGtgaatgacaggtggaaataggtaggcatgttttatagcTACGAGTACAAGGATTCCCACgtgttcttgcagcttcccttgcaATCTTTGTGTTCTTCAGGCAACAGTAACGGAGAAAGGAGCGACTGTGGAGGGTGTGAAGAGAGAACTCGTTAAGATAGAAGAGGCAGATGACAAGAAGCGAGGATAATggtaaaggatgaaagaaagataacTGATGGTGTGAAGAGGGCGATGTGGGGATTTGATTAGGTtaagatgaggtggaggaagatggtgatggtataagaacatacgaaaataagggaaaccGCAGGAAAACACATACTAGTTTTATTCACTCACCATCCCCATTCGCAAATTTATCTAGTGTTTTCTTATGAAGTTCCTTAAGACTCACTACTGACAACCTTATTATATTTGTGGTAAGAAAGATTAAGATTGTGGTGAAAGGAAAAAGTGTCCAGTGTTATGGTGATTGCAACGTAGTGAAGtggtttaggttaagttggtgatggtgatggtggcggacaTAAAAGACATTGCGGTgaggaacagaaaacgagagtgaAAAGTGACAGCGAGAGTGGAGGTGGGAGGTGATGAAAAATGGGagagtgacagtggtggtagtagtggtggtggtgttgggtggtggtggtggtggtgaaagtatgagtatagtggtggtgaaaggtggtggtgatgagttgtgaagtgtgtgtgtgtgtgtgtgtgtgtgtgtgtgtgtgtgtgtgtgtgtgtgtgtgtgtgtgtgtgagtgtgtgtgtgtgtgtgtgcgtgcgtgtgttacTAGCTTGTGTTTTCAATGACTGCGTTTTGTGTCTTGCTATGATATTAATTCGTCTATATTTATAATTTACGTAtggaattttgttttatgcATTTGAAATTGGGCTGTTATGTATTCTGTGCTTCATACAtcgtgtttgtttattaattttatatcAACACTCGTACCTTTGgccaataaactatctatcaagttatctatctatgtacctaTCTGTTtacccatctgtctgtctatgtatctgtgTCTATTTCtctatgtatctatccatctaactatctatctatctatctatctatctatctatctatctatctatcaatctatctatctatgtacttacttatctatctgtctatctgtctatctaaatatctatctatctgtctgtgcatatatgtatgtatgtatgtatgtatgtatatatatgcatgtatgtatgtatatatgtatctatttatctatctatatatctgtcccATTACTTCAATCTTGGGCGTGGCTACATCCAGATCCAGCACCGCCACTCCAAACACTCCTTCCTCAGTCGTGCCCAGATCAATCATTCCCTTGAGGGTGAAGTTGTAAGCGTCCATCCTGCCGAGACAAGACGAAGAGTATGTTAAGTGAACCCTTGCACTCCGACAGATATTTCAGCGCTAAACACAGCGTATGCAATCTTTATAAACACCTAcaggaaagaaacgaaaaggaattgataaagagaaaaagaatttaTGAGGCAGCAAGGGCAataagaacagaaaataaaatagagacgCAATACCTGTCTGCTTTCCATCCCAGTCCAACCAACACAGCGTCCCCTCCTACAGTAAGGTTATCCCTATCTCTGCCTAGCCAGCACACGTCCATTTAGCTGAAGTGAGTTGTTGGTCGGGGAGTGCATGTACAGAAGCCTTTGCAACGGCACTCACTCCCTGACGCGTCCCTTCTCACTGCCAGggtcttctgttctcttctctctctctttccttttctgttactAACCAAAATTTCTGTGCtgctctctctgtttcttcaatatattttcctcttctctttcctctcattaacCAAAACTGATGTACTGTTCTCTTAGTTTCCTCAGTATTTTCCAATAAGTATAcgtctcttcctttattttctctttctcttaataaTCAAAACTGATGTACTTTTCTCTtagtttcatcaatatttcCCAACAAGTgcgtccccttccttcctttttttccctaaccATCCAAAATTTACGTATTGTTCCCTTAattttatcagtattttccAACAagtacttccccttcctttcttttccttttctcttactgACCAAAATTTACGTATTGTTCCCTTTGTTTCCCCGATATCTTCCAGTCGGTATCCTCGCTCACCTGAAGGGGCCGTCACCGTAGATGGGCAGGATCCCCGCTTTGCCCGTGATGCTATAGGTGCCGTTGATCTCGAGGAGGGGAATGCCCAGCTCCAGGTCCACTTTGAGGGTGAGGAGCTGGCTGTGCACCTTGTCGATGGTGAAGGAGGACAGACCGAGCACCCGCACATCAGACAGCGACCCCTGCACCCTgtcgaggaggagggaagagggagattgTGACTGTGTACGTTTGTTCTTAATGTCTAGcatattttatgtgtttttttcagtgttttatgaagTGAGATTGTGTTTTTATGAATTTTGCTttgattaattttattgttttatctatttatttatttttatttattatttattttttttttatttatttattttttttttttgtcatattagttttattttgaTCCTTTTGACTGTGGCACATCTGGGTGACTTTTTAATGTATAAAATCTCTTTTGGACCATGACTGCTATATGGAAGAAACCTACAAATATTCTATGATAATTCTTTGTTCGGTCATactttaaaaatattcataatgttGATaattgtggtcaataaacactACCCATCCACTTATTTGTGTAAGTGTGATGAGAATGAGTTGTGAACCGTTCCACTccaaaaaaattaagaacataaaaacgtTAAGAAAATCAGGGAAACTACAGGAAACCACTCCCTCTAAATACTGAAAGGCTACATGAATAGAGAAGGGTTTATTTTCTATGGAAATAACCATAGCTACTAATTTTGAGACAGGGGTTATTTATTTGTGAGCAagaatgtaactttttttttatcgtgatCTACGCAATGAAAGGCTCAATAATGAAATCAGTGAACGAAATTgatccaaacctaacctaacatagttCTCGTATGGAAACGTAAAAAATATGTTGTTTTAGTATTATTCCAgagtttaatctctctctctctctctctctctctctctctctctctctctctctctctctctctctctctctctctctctctctctctctctctctctctctctctctctcagtaattcaTGCCCTTCCTACACTGTCCTCTCAAACTCAccggacacacacgcacacacgtctCATCTTGTAACCTTCCTTCGCCTGACGACGCCTGCTATCACCACACAGCACCATCATAGGGTGGGAGACATCACACCTGCTCttctaccactctctctctctctctctctctctctctctctctctctctctctctctctctctctctctctctttcctcctcaacACGTCTCCGTCATTATACAACGCCTTACAGAGGGTAGGAAATATCATACCTGcttttcctttactcctttGATTTTTaggccttattttttttttccgttttctttaatagttccttcattttcctcttcctctcctaacggatacttgtttttgtttattttagttagttaattagttagttggttagttagttaattagttgtttatttgttaatttattttcatttcttagttattcatgtgttttattattattattattattatcatcattatattttttttccagtttcccctcccattcctcccgtCCGATCACCTTCCTTTCGCTGAGAGACTCCCAAGCACGTGTGGTGACTGCGTACCCTTCCAGCATCACTAAGTCTTACCCGCCCACCACCACAAAGGCTGCCTGCAACCGTGAGATAACCACTACCACACAGCAATTACTTCTCTGACCAGCGATGGAGAGCCAGTGAACTCACGTCTCAAGATACAAGCATTAGTGAAGCGTTCCCACTGTGAAATCGTATCTATGTGACAGGTGTtaatggaatgaaaataaaataaaataaataaataaataaatgctctCTGTTGACGAGTTTTCGAACTAATCTACCTAACGACCGAACTGCTCCTGGTGGTGGATTTCTAAGGAATGCCATCTTGTGGTTGAATGTTAAACGAGaggtttttatctattttgttttatttgtttatttatttatttactctattTGTCCTCCGTATCGCTGCTGACGTGTGGGCAAAAGTTACACGATACGGATAGTAGGAAAAGTTGGAGAAGGGTAGCAAGAGACAGCGACCCCATAGTGAAATGAGTtaaaactgaagaagaagaagaagaagaagaataggaggaggaggaggagaaggacaagaagcTGACATCTAACTTCGagataatgcataaaaaaaaaaaaatggtactgTTGATACATCGTTTTCACTGTCATTGGAAGTGTCGTGCTGTTACCAAGACCATTTTTCCTGCTCATGCCGCCTCATTGCCGTGACTGAGGCttatattcttaaacgctttgttctctcatcacgaccATTAAGAAAGGCCAAAGAGATGGGTGTCTTTTCTAAATGATAACGTTGAATTCATATTAATCTTtccctggaatcatgaaaacacccttgaaaaacccttacaacttccaTTAGAGCCTGTTTCATTCTACGGGCCGATTCCCTAATTCTTGTTTAAATCTAGTTTTATCAAGGTTGAACCGGTTATTGTCTGCCCTGTCCTGATTACTAAGTCTATTCCAAttatctatcactctatttgcGAACCAactctttcctatctctttttttatctaatttcatCAAGCTAGAACACGTTATTTTTTGGCCTGTCAAGCTAACTGAATCTATTCTCGTCATCTACCATTCTCTTTGCTAACCAGTTCCCttctacctctttatttttcaaacTCTGAGAACCAGttactttttatctctttctaatCTAACTCTCCGAACCAGTTACCTATTACCTCCTTCTTTCAATCTAACCCCGCGAACCAGtttaaaaacacaagaacataagaaaataagggaactTGCAAGAAGCCacgaggcctacacgtggcagccagTTACGCACGTCTTATCTCATTTAAAATCTAACACTACAAACCACTTACTTCTTATCTCGGTTTTAGTCTAACTCTGTCAATCTTGAAATCGTTACCCCTCGTCCTATCCtgctcctctccccctcacctgttACTGCCGCTGTTGATGTCGATGTTGATGTTGCCCAGGTCCAAGGGGTCGAGGGGGGGCACGCCGAGATCAGGCCAGCCTTCTGCCATATGGTTCCTGAGGTTCTCTAGGGCGTTGATGATTATGGTGTCAATGTAGTTACGTGTGGATCCtccagttgctgctgctgctgacgaagagacagaagaaggggtgttgttgttgttgttgttgttgttgttgttgttgttgttgttgttgttgttgttgttgttgttgtcatgaagaggaagaggagaacgacgaGAAGGacgatcaggaggaggaggaggagaaggaggaggaggaggaggaggaggaggaggaggaggaggaggaggaggaggaggaaggaattaaaaaatTGTAAATCTAAaaataggagaagagagagagagagagagagagagagagagagagagagagagagagagagagagagagagagagagagagagagagagagagactgtgcgaaaagtaaacaacaaacttaagataaaaagaaaaaaacgaaagaaagtgTAAAGGATGAATAGTAAAAAGACCCAAGAAaacataatatgaaaaaataggaaaaattgtGCCATAAGTAAACAAGAAACCGAAttatgatgaaggaagaaaaaaaaaaggaaaggaagaatattaaaaagaacCAAGAGAATAGCAAGGAATTTAGATACAAGAATAACTACAAGAGAGCGAGTAATTGTTTCATCGACGCAAAACCGAGGTCATGCGGCGCCTGGGATGGAAGGAGAGCTTACCGCGGGGCGTGAGGGCGGCAGCGAcagccaccaccaacacgaAGTGGAATCTCGAGCATCCTGCCATGGTCACTACTCGACACTGGTCTGGGTATAGTGACGTTCTTCTCTCAGCGTCGCCTCGCCTTGCCCTCTAATGCACCTTAAATTGCTTCCCAGAACAGGTGCCATCTCTCACTCGTCCTCACCTGAGCAAAGAAAGATTACTGAGTGGAGCAGAGTgccagaggaagagagaagtagtAGGTATCTAAGTGACAATAAATTAAACAGTACGCTCTTTAATTCCTGGTGAAAGTTTGCGTTGTAATAGTCCTTATATCATAGAGAAAAACGATGATTGCAAACTGACTTAAGCAACACTCCAAAAACCCTTGGAAAATCTTATCTCTGTGTGGGAAAATGCGCAGGTGAGGTATGGATAAACCCTACAGTCAACAAGCAATAATTTCCTCTGCCTAATGCCATTACTTAATACACTTTACAAGCCTCTCCCCACATCCCTCCACCATTAGCGTCTGCCACTTGCCCTCAGCTGTATGCATCGACGTCCTTGGTTGTGGTAAAGAATGGTGGAGCTTGTTTGAGAAGAGTAAACGAGGTATCGGAGGTGCAGTGGAGGTAAGGCATGTTTGTTATCTGGTAAACAGTGGCGCGTCCTTCTGCAACCCTGACGCTGACattgagtgttttgtttgtttgtttgtttgtttgtttgttgttgttgttgttgttgtttgttgttgttgttgttgttgttgttgttgttgttgttgttgttgttgttgttgttgttgttgtttttgttgttgttgttgtcgttgttgttgttgttgttgttgttgttgttgttgttgttgttgttgttgctgttgttgttgttgttgttgatgttgtcgttgttgttgttgctgatgctgctgctgctgctgttgttactgttgttgtagtATTTTACAACtatttctacaactactactactactactactactactactactactaataataataataataataatgataataataataataataatactgctactactactactatacgactaccaccgccacctttACTTCAAGGGATCCCACCCAAAGCAGCACCACATGATCTTGTTGTGGCTTAATAGCTCAATAATTCACATACTTTCCTTACTTCAAAAATAAGTCTTTTAAATGCTGCAGATAGTTACGGGGAAGACTGACTAGCAGTGAAAGGTTAACCAATAGTGACAAGTGTTCCTAAAGCGTACCACATGTTTAGTTTCTGTCTGCACGGGTAGGTTGCCAGAGTACAGTGATGTAGCCTTCGCCTTCAGTTCCCGTGACCGATATCAGACCATATTTTGACACACTTCTGCGTCGTACTTCCACTTAATTCAAAAGACTCGTATTGAAAtaacaagtgtttttaagtgtgtttttgcggttctagtgacagattaacaatatttctacattattaataggaaaaacacttGAGGACCGGGCTGAtcctctctgtggccttggaagacagtcgtggtgagagggcaaagcgtttcagaacacgagCCATGTGGACCAACACAGGGACCTGGATAAGAGAGATTGCGTCACTCCAGGACAGCCAGCAGGGATCGTGCGGTCGTGGGAGCGCCGCCACCTGCCACGCGTACCTGTCACCTTCACCTGGGTACCGTGCGCGTGTCGTCTCCTCACCCTTTGCACAATGACTCGAGTTGCAAGGTTGCTTCATAACACTTATCGCGGGGTTTTCATAACGGAAGGTcagataaatttaatgaaaTACGTCTTCTGCTTCAATCTATTTATAAGTGAGCTTTGCCTTCATGGTGGTGGTACGACTAACTACTAAAACTGAAATAGCGAAATCATTATGGGGATCTTTATGTTATCTATGTTTGAAGAGTTCTGTGTTTAAGGTTGACTTTATCTGTACATCACTTTCTGCCgcccaccctttttttttttttttttatcggtagctttatttctttatttgttcattcattcattcattcatatatttatttgatCGCTATTATTCGATTCAGTAatttaccttttatttacctattcatttatttatttatttttatcatttattaatttctttattttttattatttttttatttaatttaattatctACCtgccttgttattgttgttgtttttgttgttgttgctgttgttgttgttgtattcattatcatttttatttttttactattctcATTTTACTTGTCAGGTTGCCAGCTAAGTATTCCGCAGTAGCACATTTCCCTTATCTAGCCTCCCCCTTTGTCTCAAGGTCACAAGACGGCTACGTACCTCGCCTACCTACGACACGCCAGGCATCACCACCTCTATATGTCAAGGTTCTCACGGGTTATCCAGGAACACCAATACAGAAACATCGATAGATTACCTTCGACTGCTATAtgatacatctttccttaattgttCTACAGCCTTTCTTTATTGTAGATACttgtaaagatttcatacattacttctcgtgctgttaattgtttcgcatcgtagtgaaagggttaatagcTTGTTCCTCACCTCACAATCTACAGTGCTGGTGATGTTCCTATAGCGCACCATATCCTGGGTTGGCTCGGCTCCTTCACGCCCTGCTACTCTCACTATGTGCTGTTAGATCTTATAATTTTATCTTAATTGTTAGTGTAGCTTCACaattaatatttatttctttctctcctgcttttGTTTACGTCATCGCACGATGTTTAACTTTTCATCAGATTACTAATATTTTCTGTGACTGTGGTCAATAAGCTGTACTATGTTATTTTATACTCCTATGCTATACTATATACTA is from Scylla paramamosain isolate STU-SP2022 chromosome 9, ASM3559412v1, whole genome shotgun sequence and encodes:
- the LOC135103835 gene encoding uncharacterized protein LOC135103835 isoform X1; protein product: MAGCSRFHFVLVVAVAAALTPRAAAATGGSTRNYIDTIIINALENLRNHMAEGWPDLGVPPLDPLDLGNINIDINSGSNRVQGSLSDVRVLGLSSFTIDKVHSQLLTLKVDLELGIPLLEINGTYSITGKAGILPIYGDGPFRMDAYNFTLKGMIDLGTTEEGVFGVAVLDLDVATPKIEINFEDIMGGGEMGDFVNGILNSMAPDFLQSLENQYMPLLEETIRHEINQILHGNSSLIRKRDDSVNDYFDRVFANMRLSITENGQDPITLPVDSDDFSITLFNKTLTGEVKVGPGKLSGLSTVHRAGDMTLLYVGEQDEAVWQGEVGLTDLQVDYRLRLSLPLLGKDLSFSAKMSFIHLSFETDVFLHQSDITFAYCNVTEIGPVHFKETGTGPLDTSLYNLVINVLLGEMQGVVATTVQEVVCALLEGAFASG
- the LOC135103835 gene encoding uncharacterized protein LOC135103835 isoform X2; translated protein: MAGCSRFHFVLVVAVAAALTPRAAATGGSTRNYIDTIIINALENLRNHMAEGWPDLGVPPLDPLDLGNINIDINSGSNRVQGSLSDVRVLGLSSFTIDKVHSQLLTLKVDLELGIPLLEINGTYSITGKAGILPIYGDGPFRMDAYNFTLKGMIDLGTTEEGVFGVAVLDLDVATPKIEINFEDIMGGGEMGDFVNGILNSMAPDFLQSLENQYMPLLEETIRHEINQILHGNSSLIRKRDDSVNDYFDRVFANMRLSITENGQDPITLPVDSDDFSITLFNKTLTGEVKVGPGKLSGLSTVHRAGDMTLLYVGEQDEAVWQGEVGLTDLQVDYRLRLSLPLLGKDLSFSAKMSFIHLSFETDVFLHQSDITFAYCNVTEIGPVHFKETGTGPLDTSLYNLVINVLLGEMQGVVATTVQEVVCALLEGAFASG